In the Zingiber officinale cultivar Zhangliang chromosome 5A, Zo_v1.1, whole genome shotgun sequence genome, CCATTAAAATATCTTCTGAAATAGTCATTGGACGCTGCAAATTTCTTCCCCCTCCAAGGTAAGACCACTTTCTTCATTATTTTCTCTTCCATAGTCCTCATATCCTTTAAACATTCCAATTCTTTCCCTTCAAAGGAGCTGCTAAAATAGTTGTTGGAGACTACAATTTTCTTCTCACTCTCCAAAGGTCTCTCTATCTTCTTCTACATATTTCTCTTATCTATTATCTGTCCACTCTAATCATTACACCGTTCTCCTCAAAAACAACAGATGAAATAACTAAAGATGTAGAAATCCTCCATTCTACAATTTTTGTTCAACTCCACACTACTCTCTCAAGTTTGTGCCAACTATTCTTGTTCCCATTTCTCAAATTgcttaatttgatattttaatcTTCTTTAACTTATTATTTCtttgaatatatttattttatataggaTCCAATAAAAGTCTCTAATTGTGTCTATTTGTTTAGTGTTCATTATTTAGTCAATTAGAGATTGGCAACATTGACATGTGAACCTTGATTAGATGTAGGCAAACAGGGTCAACCGATCCTGCATGGAGATATGGAAAATATCTACCTAACAAAAAATATGCTAATACCGTTGTACGCAAGCTTTTTGGGAAGATAATCAAGTTAGAAGTCCATAGATTAACACGATGCCTTGCTCATATTCAGGGTAATTTTTCTTGATGTCTAAAATTTGCCTCTGTGACTATGAAAGTTTGCTTTGAATATGTAGAGAAGACTGAAAAAAAATGATCACAAGGAAAAGCTATTTGATGAAGGAAAGGTAGAGGTAAATATTTGTATGAAGCAAGAGATTTAAGAAATGGGTAGTAAATGGTCAAGAACTAAAGGAGTAATGAATTTATTCACAACTAGTGATCCAGAAATAATAGTGATGTTACAAGACTCAATAAGCCAGAGCAACATAAATGATAAATTTGCCCAGGAAAAAAGAGCTCAATAAAAAAAATGTGGATAAATGATTCGATGAAGTAGGCCCCCAATTTCATTTGACTACTTTAAAGACTTCTGGATCATGGTAGAGACAATTGGTCCATATCATCCCAGGCTACATCGCTCCAACTTAACATGAGCTTGGTGAACCTTTGCTCAAAAGTTGTAGTAAGGCAAAAGAAAATTTGCAAGCACATATAGATGCTTGGTAAAAAACTGGTCACACAACCATGTTCGATTCATGCCAGATAAAAAGGATCAGGACAACAATGAGCTTGTGTGTAAATTGTGATTACGCACAATTGTCAATCCTAAAAAAACAAATTAATCTTGTGAGGCTACAGTTATTTTGGGTATGTAAAATGCTAGCGTGTgcgttttgaaaattttcaaactaGAAAGCATGATTTTAGGAAAGTGAAAATCAGGTCCGCGATTACAAAAATGTCATTAAAAAAAACCAATAATCCGTGATACCGTGATCGATATCCAAAGGAAGAAAACTATATTAAACTATAAACAAATCAACGCAGGAGCTGGAGATCTGCTGTTACCTTCTTCACCGATGCAGACCAAGAAAGTGTTAATCCGAGAAACACGATGAAGAAGAATGGACCCCAAAGATCCCAATCCCTGAGTGCCCTTCCCGGATCCTCTCTAAACGGATTCGGGAATACAACCAGCTGCAGATTGCTCACGATCCTCGCGAGATCCCGCTTCACGGTGTCCCAAACCGGCTCCGTTAGCGTGTTGGCGGGCGAGCCGAAGGCATCTGCAGAGACGCCGGTCCTAGATCTTCCAGCCGGAGCAGCATCGACCGGCACAGCCGGTACGACCGGGGGCGGGGAGGAGGATGGGAGCACCTTCTGGTAGGGCGGCAAGGAGGTGGAGGAATGGGAAACGGGGATGGAGGCGCGCGGGGGGCTGGGCGGGCGGGCAGGGAGTACGGTGGCGACGTGGACGGGGGCGTTGAAGAGGTTCTCGATCTCGTCGATGTCGGACTGTGAAGAGTGATGAAGGGGGATGGTGTCCTCGTGCGACATCTTCGCTGGCTACAACGGTGGGGCGGCGCGACCGCAGGGCCGCAGGACGAAGAGCAAAGCGGAGGGTTGAAATCCGGCTACCCAGATGAGGGAGCGAGAATTGCGTTGTCTTTACGTTGACGAGGGAGACAAAGGGGTTGCGGGTTGCGGGTTGCGGGTTGAGGATTGCGGGTTGCGGGTTTCGGCACCCGccagaggaggaagggaaaaataAGAAATGTATGGATCCGACCCGCCGAAAGTCTTCACGCGGCTGCGAAGTCCGAAGGAATAGTGATCCGAACTCCGACTAGATGCTGTGTTTTGACCAGAGGCTCTCTGGCTCTGTTTTGtttcaaataaataaaatattttttaaaaaataattatttatgattttttttaatatttaatatgatatagaaTTATTGTCAATTGAATTGTTTTTATTGGTCAATAGaaaatattacattttatatcaaaattagttttaaataagCCATCTGTTTACACCCTCTAGTGTTATTGATAAACCTTTTCGTCCTCCTTAGGGATATAAACAATTGGAGTCTAGTTAAATTTTATAGTGTTCAGACCTTGAAatgtttgtttatattttttaatatttatttatatgttatcGAATTTTTCATataaacttatttaattatttaaaaattttatatttttaaagttatttaatcAACTATTGAGTTTAATAATATAAATTGTTTatctattttttataaaaaattatttatctatttttaaaattatattatttataataatataaatttgtttatctatttttaataaagtttattgatgaatttaatttataaattttgttcATGAATAACTCATAATCTCTATTTTATGAACACTAATGAATGGAAatgtatatttaaatttattcatttagtttaataaattatttaaatttatttatttaattaagtttatatgtattaaataaataaataagtttttttagcAAACCGAATACTAAGTTTGACATgaatatttgatttatttaaagtTTCATCCTTCACCTTTATCTCTAATTTTTAAACATGATTAAAAGCTCTTTGTTTTTGATAAAAATAGGTGGATACACAACTTCTTATACCAAGAGTTTCAGCACGAGATCTATCAGTGATGTGGTGAATATACATTGACTGTTGTCATTTAGAACTATCAGAAGAAGGAGAACAAAGAGAAAAATCGCTATCCTCATAGAACTTGAAgaataataaattgaaaataagaaTTAAAATGATGTTGGATATTCCAGTGTTGTCATTCCGGCACCCAAGTCAAAATCAGTCAAAGGAAAGGAACAAAGTATAAATAAGGAATAGTTGAGAGttattttttagaattataaaaaaaaaatctgcttACCTGACTCCTCCTTTTATACTTTTTCCAGTagttccttattttccttgtatTAATAGTCCTTCACTTATACTTTACATCTTCTTGGTGTTTTAatggttattaatgatttatcaTTAACATCTAATGATGATTATCATTAATGCCTAATGATTATTAACATCCTCAACCTTTTATCTTCAATCTATTTAATGTTGTCGCATACCGATAGATTATCAGTCTGATGGAATCGTTCACGGCAAAGGCATAACTACTTAAGAGTACTTGGGCATTGCCGGTCCAGGGTCTGGGATATAGTCAATCAGAGTAGTCACGAATGAGCATTTAGGACGGCTCAGTGATCCTCACCTTCAGGGGCGGATCTAGTAGGGGGCCAGCATCGGCGGTCACCCCCCTTATCGACGGTGAAACCCCTAGTATTATGGAGTTTCATTGGTGGAGATGGAGGATATCATCCTTTGTTTCGTGTAAAAATCGCCCCTCCATTCTTAAATTTCTGGATCTGTCACTACTCACCTTGGTCGACAGAGTGAGCATGACTGATCACCATTTTGATCAGCTAAGCAATCTTCCTCTCGGTCAGGAGGGATCAAGCTCGACGTTCTCGTCCCGGTTGGCTTAGCTATTCTCGTCTTAGTCGGCCGAGTTATCCTTGTCCCTATCGGTTGAGCTATCCTCGTCCCGGTCAACTCAATGATCCTCATCTCAATCGCCCGAGCGATCCTCGCCCCGGTTGGCAAGTTTTAAGCCGGTCTATCTTTGACTTCTCCATCTACGTAGATAGATATCTTGGCTTGTGAAAAATAGTGGAGGAATTTACCATTCCCTCACATCAACCACTTATCAATTTAGTTTGCTAAACTCATCTAGTTGTCCGGCCAATTGAGCTTAAACCCAAAGTAAACTTGCTTAGTTTGCTTAGACTCCTTGACTTCATCCAAAGTATTTGATTCACCGAGATTTTCCTATTGGATTTAGACCATCCACACCAGCATTCTCatccaaaatctaaaatttaggataaaataactactttattaaatttaaatatccaTTTTGTACCACATGATACATCAGTTTccctataatttatcatatatttttttttttttattttttctctttccttcatattttttattattagatgcAGGAAAGAGATAGAgaagagagaaattttttattattagaagaaggagagagaattttttttattattagatggaggaaaaagatagagaagagagaaattttttattattagaagaaggagagagaatttttttattattaaagggaggagagagaaatagtattttaatatttagggaatggatttcattccctaaatttaaagaaCTACTATTCATAAAATGTATATTTAGAGAATGAGTAGGGTACCATGTggatatttttttaatacaaaatataaaatttaaggtaaaaatttaatttagagtaATGGATGTGGATGTCCTTAAAGGGGGAAAAGACTTATAAAATAGAAAACAACACATAGACCGTAAGCCAGTTCTTTTTATCGGGGCACTGATGACAACATGTTGCACTTCAAGCCATATGCAGTAGAAAAGCATTGATACCATGATGATATCGATTCCATGGACCAAGTGTGCAACAGTGAAGCAagatataattaaataaatatggaAGTTGTTGCATTAATGACTGTTTCTTTcaggattaaaaaaaaaacagttgtGTTTATCCAGCAATGTGTAACAGGGAAGATTATGAATACGATTAGGGCTCTTGAATCAGAGAAGATGGAGGAAGTGGTCAGCACTTACTTTCATTTTCCGCAAAAGGCTAGCAGGGGACCGAATTCTCTGGTCCCTTTATCCTAGTCCGCTCCTGGACCGGGACAAGAGGATTGGTGGGAGGTAATGTTCCTCACCTGTTAATAGGTGGAGGTTTATTGCCCTCCACCAATGTAATGGTTGGACCatgaattaattcaatttttacGGACCAAAAGATCCGCCCCCAGCTAGCAGCTTCTGGCTTCCAAAACACGCACCAACGGTAGTGAACCGCGGCAGATCTGACACCGCCAAGGTTTGCTAAATCCAGAAAGGGGATCTCAAAGTATAAGCATCATGGCCACTGGGCTGGGCTCAGTCAGGGTCCAGTGTGCCATCTGAGTGGCAAAATTTGTGCAAGTTCAACAGCTCGTGAGTAGAGGAGGGCAAATGCTAATTATTAGAGTAAAGATGATATAATTCCAAGTGGTTTAGTATGTTAAATTCTATGGTAATACATACGTAGATAAATTATGAGGATATTTTATTCTAGTACAATGACCCTTTATAAGT is a window encoding:
- the LOC121980232 gene encoding protein YIP4b-like; this encodes MSHEDTIPLHHSSQSDIDEIENLFNAPVHVATVLPARPPSPPRASIPVSHSSTSLPPYQKVLPSSSPPPVVPAVPVDAAPAGRSRTGVSADAFGSPANTLTEPVWDTVKRDLARIVSNLQLVVFPNPFREDPGRALRDWDLWGPFFFIVFLGLTLSWSASVKKSEVFAVAFAILAAGAIILTTNVLLLGGHIIFFQSLSLLGYCLFPLDVGALVGMLVSNAILKLVVVSITLAWSCWAAYPFMSAAVNPRRKALALYPVFLLYISVGFFIIAID